The Actinomycetota bacterium region GAAACGCACGCTCGCGTCGCCCGCGACGGCTATTCCAATGGGATCGCCACCCGGCGCGGGGAAGCGGTCGCCTCGCGCGTGGCCGATCCACAGGATGCGGAACTCGCTCCGGCCGCTCGACTCGACGACGGTCCAGGCCGGCGGAACCCCGTTCGGTCGTACCGCCCACTCGGCGAGCGTCACCTGGATCGCCTGTGCGCCGAGCCCGACACCGAGGATGATCATGAAGCCGGCGGCCGCGAGCTGCCGCGCTCCGAACGCCTGCCGGGCCAGACCGGAGACGAGACCGGACGCGCCGTACGCGATGACCGCCGCCTCCGCAAACGCTGCGGTGACCATGTAGACGGGCGCGTTCGTCAGGGCGTCGGGGAGATACCCGGCAGCGGAAAGCCACGCGAGGGCAGTGGCCGCAACCGCGACCGTCATCGCGCGCCACGATCTTCCACGGCTCTCGCGCTCCGCGGCGGCGAAGCAGATGACCGCAGCGATCGGCAGGAACGCCGACGCCAACCACGACGTCGGTCCTTCGCCCGGAACGAGTCGGAGGACCTTCCACGGATCCTCGCTGCCGACGAACGACGCTAGCGATGGACCGGGCGCGCCGACGACCTCCCTCACGACCGGGAATGCGAGGACGGCCGCAGTCACCGTCCCGAGGACCGTTAGCAAGAGGCCGCGATCGGGGCGCCTGGCGGTGACGACGTGCGCGAGCGCGATCAACCCCACTCCGAGCAGCACTCCGGGGAGAAAGGACACAGCTATCGCGAGCGCGACGCCGAGGCCCACGCCGTACCTGACGGCACGGTCGGGGCGTTTGCGCCCGAACGCGCCGTCGAAGCGCTCCCATACCACCGGAAGCGCCGCCACGCCGACGAGGAGCGCGATGCGTCCCTCCGAAAACGACCACAGAACGGTGCCCGACAACACGTATGCCACCGCGGCGACGATCGCGGTGGCGGGGAACGACGTTTGTCGAGCGAACGATCGGTACGTGAGGACGCCCGCGACGGCCGGCAACGCGCCGAGAAGGACCTTCGTCGCTACCGACGTGCTCCCGAGCGACAGCCAAGACGCTGCGCCGAGCGCTGCGACGGCCGGCGACGCGGGCTGCGTACCACCGAGCACGGTCGTGCGGACACCCGACAAGAGTTCGTGCAAGAAGGCGTCAGCCGACGCAGGGAACACCGGCAATGCACCACCGCCGATCGTCTCGGGTCCGAGCAGATGACGGACGGCGGCTGCGAGCAGCGTGGCGCCGATGATCGATCCGAGGAGCACGGGATGGCCGAGCGCGATGTGGGCGGCGCGTCGACGACGCAGCCGAGGCGCGTCCGGCTCAACGCCGATCGATTCCAAGTCCTCTTCGAGGAACTCCTCTGCGCGCTCGAACCATCGCGGCACGCGAAACGTCGCCGCCATGAACCGCCGGACCGATCGATCTCGAACGGCGCGGACCGATTGCGCACGGACCCGTCGACGCAGCGTTCCCGGCAGATGCACGATGTTCCAGGCCCAGGCCGCGATGAGGTCGAACGCGTCCTCGAACCGGCGTGAAACGGCGAGATACGCGAGCCGCGCCAGACCAAGCACCGTGTACACGGGCATCAGCCACAGCAGCGTCGGTATGCCGTAGTCCTTCAGCATCGACGCGAGCGCGGCCCGTTCCGCGTAGTAGCGCGGGCTCCGGCGACGGTGCTCCTGTGGGCGCTCGCCGCGCGCCCCCGCACCACGGTGGAGGGCGACCGCAAGCGGCGTCATCAACACGCGGAATCCGGCGAGTCGGGCTCGCCAGCAGAAATCGAGATCGTCGTGGTGACCGGCGAAGCGCTCGTCGAACGCGCCGGCGCGCTTCAACGCCTCGCGCGAGATCAACATGGCGCAACTCGAGACGAACAGCACCTCGAGTACGCGGTCGTACTGACCCTGGTCGAGCTCGCCGTCCTGCAGCGGCGTGTACGGGTGTCCGAATCGATCGGTCGAGCGACCCACCTCGCGCAGCAGCCGCGGGTCCACCCAGTCGACGACCTTCGGACCGACGATCCCCACACGCTCCACGCCGCGGATCCCCTCTGCCGCCTCGACCATACGGGCGACGGCGTCCGGCGCGAGCGCCGTGTCGTCGTGCATGACCAAGAGGTAGTCGGTAGCACCGACCGCGGGGAGCTCCATCGCCGAGCGGATCGCGCCCGCGAGGCCGGCGTTGTGGCGGAGCCTGATCACGCGCCGCTCGCCGAGCGCCTGCTGGAGCAACACAGCGGTTCCATCCGTCGACGCGTTGTCGACGGCGACGACGCCCAGTCGCGGATGCGTCTGTGCGGCGAGAGATTGAAGACTCTGGCGCAACCAGCGAGCGGCGTCGCGAGCGACCAGGATGACGAGGACGCTGGGATCTCGGGTCGCGTCGGATGAGGCGGGGCGTGCTCCAACCGTCGTCGTCATGGCAATGGGGAACGCAGAAACGCGCTCGAGGAGCCTAGCATGCGACGCTCCGGATCCGTCCGGAGATGCCTCGAGAACGAGGAAGGGGGGCGATCGCCCCCCTTCCTGACCAATCGAAGGACCCCGCTATGAGGCCTTCCTTCTGGTCGTCTTGCGACGCGTCGTCTTCCTCCTCGCCGCGGGCTTGCGGGCGGAGGTCCGCTTCGACGCGGTCGACTTCTTTCTCCGTGTCGACTTGCGGCTCGTCGCCTTGCGCGCCGCCGCTGTCTTGCGCTTCCTGGTCGCTGCGGCCTTCTTGCCCGCGGCGACCCGCTTCGTGCTCTTCCTGCGTGTCGACTTCCTCGCCGTCGTGGTCTTGCGCTTCCTCGTGGCTGCGGCCTTCTTGCCGGCGGCGGAGCGCTTCGCGCTCTTCCGCTTCCGGGTCGCCGCCGCCTTCTTTGCGGCTGTCGAACGCTTTCTCGCCGGTGACATCGGTCACCTCCTTTCCCTTCGGTCAGGACGCCATGCGCTTCAGGCGTCTCCGTTCCCGTTCGCTCATTCCGCCCCACACCCCGTAGCGCTCGTCACGCCGAAGTGCGTAGTTCAGGCATTCGATGCGGACGGGACAGTCAGCGC contains the following coding sequences:
- a CDS encoding glycosyltransferase family 2 protein, with amino-acid sequence MTTTVGARPASSDATRDPSVLVILVARDAARWLRQSLQSLAAQTHPRLGVVAVDNASTDGTAVLLQQALGERRVIRLRHNAGLAGAIRSAMELPAVGATDYLLVMHDDTALAPDAVARMVEAAEGIRGVERVGIVGPKVVDWVDPRLLREVGRSTDRFGHPYTPLQDGELDQGQYDRVLEVLFVSSCAMLISREALKRAGAFDERFAGHHDDLDFCWRARLAGFRVLMTPLAVALHRGAGARGERPQEHRRRSPRYYAERAALASMLKDYGIPTLLWLMPVYTVLGLARLAYLAVSRRFEDAFDLIAAWAWNIVHLPGTLRRRVRAQSVRAVRDRSVRRFMAATFRVPRWFERAEEFLEEDLESIGVEPDAPRLRRRRAAHIALGHPVLLGSIIGATLLAAAVRHLLGPETIGGGALPVFPASADAFLHELLSGVRTTVLGGTQPASPAVAALGAASWLSLGSTSVATKVLLGALPAVAGVLTYRSFARQTSFPATAIVAAVAYVLSGTVLWSFSEGRIALLVGVAALPVVWERFDGAFGRKRPDRAVRYGVGLGVALAIAVSFLPGVLLGVGLIALAHVVTARRPDRGLLLTVLGTVTAAVLAFPVVREVVGAPGPSLASFVGSEDPWKVLRLVPGEGPTSWLASAFLPIAAVICFAAAERESRGRSWRAMTVAVAATALAWLSAAGYLPDALTNAPVYMVTAAFAEAAVIAYGASGLVSGLARQAFGARQLAAAGFMIILGVGLGAQAIQVTLAEWAVRPNGVPPAWTVVESSGRSEFRILWIGHARGDRFPAPGGDPIGIAVAGDASVRFSITDRMGANALDTGRPLSGPGYSYLRSVVAELVGGETGHAGSLLGPLGVRFVVAGDDDVPAAVVDRLNAQADLDRLPAGGLTIYRNSAALPAAFVTSDPARTAPESADLLEIAERPAVGHVRRLPAPETFDPVTIDASGEAIVLDQFDSAWRARNDGEEIEPRPAFGWAMAADVGAGSLAFDYTRQWVRTVEMAVLGFLWLIALWVTRRPGSA